The DNA region CCTTTCAAGGTAATTTTCCGGTGGCGTCAGTGATACCGTTTTCAATATATTTTTCACCATTTTGACCATTTCATCTGGATCCTTTGTTATCCTGTGCGCTATTATTGGTTCTGATATAATATCAAAAACGGTCATCTTTGGATTTAATGAATCGTATGGGTCCTGGAAGATCATCTGGGTACTTCTTCTAAATAATGAATAATCATCTTTATTTTCAATCTTTGTTATATCTATCTTTTTATTATCGAAGATATATACTATATCACCGGCTGTTGGTTTTATTAAATCTATTATTGTCCTTGCAAACGTTGTTTTCCCTGAGCCGGATTCACCAACTATTCCAAGAATTTCGCCCTGTCTTATATTTATAGAGACATGATCAACCGCCCTGACAAATAGATCATTTCTTGAGAACAGCTTGCCTGATAATGATTTTTTCAATGAGAAGTATGTAACAAGGTCATTTACATTTAATACGTCTTCCCCGAATTTAATATTGTTTTCATAATCTTCATTTATATTTGATTCGTGCTTTTTCAATTCGTTTGCAAAGAAACACCTGCTGTAATGCACATCATCAATTGTTACAATGGGTGGCTCTGATTGACCGCACACATCACTGCTGTATGGGCAGCGTTCATAGAAGCGGCAGCCCTTCGGAACATTGATTGGATCCGGAAGGCTTCCGGGTATTCCATGAACCGTTTTCCTTGCATTTTTAATGCTTGGGTAGCTCCTCAAAAGCTCTATTGAATATGGATTCCTCGAATTTATGTATATATCACGTGCGGTACCGTACTCCATTATTTTTCCTGCATAAAGAACGGCAACGTGGTCTGCAAGCTGGGATATAACACCAATATCATGTGATATTATTATTAAATTTTTTATTTTTCCCTCGCTCTTTAGTTTTTTTAACTGGCTTATAATTTCTGCCTGTGTTATAACGTCAAGACCTGTTGTTGGCTCATCGGCTATCACTATATCTGGGTTCAATGCAAGTGCCATGGCTATAACCGCACGCTGCTTCATTCCACCTGATAATTCATGTGGATATGCCTTCAGAACAGCAGGATTTAAACCTGCATATTTTATTGTCTCAACAACTCTTTTATCTATCTCATCATCGCTAAGATCTGTATGTATTTTGTAAACCTCCTTGATCTGCTTTTCTATTGTATAAACAGGATTGAAAGAGTTCATTGCGCCCTGGAAGACCATTGATATATTCTTCCAGCGCATGTTTCTTAGGTTTATACTAAGCATTTTTATCTGCGATCTTGATAGTTTTTTCCTTGGTGGGTTTACAGTTGTAGAATTTATGTACTCATTGCCCCTAAATGATATGCTACCACTAACATGTGCATTTGATGGTAATAAGCCCATTATGGCAGTTGCCAGGGTGCTCTTACCTGAGCCGGATTCACCAAGTATGCCAAGGCTCTCACCCTCAACAAGCTCTATGTTTATATCATCAAGTGCATGAACCGTGCCGTCATAGGTATCAAAATTAACAGAGAAGTTTTTAATGCTTAGTATTGATTCCCCATTTTGCTTTTCTTTTTCTATTTCGATCATCTTCTACCACCGACCCTGGGATTAACAACCTCATCAAGACCCCTGGCTATAAATATAAATGCCATTATAAAAAGCGTAATTGCAACTATTGGTGGTATAAACCACCATGGCGCTATGGCAAGATCAAAGAAATCTGAGTAGAAACCGCTTAGCATTCCACCCCATGTTGGAACCGTTAAAGGTGCAAGTCCAAGGATCTCCAGTGTTGAAACTGAGCCAACAGCACCGCCGATGTTTATTGCTGTTATATAAACGAGCAGCGGACCCATGTTGGGAAACATATGCCTTCTTAATATCTGCATTGTGCTTGCACCTGAAACCTTTGCTGCATCAACAAACGTCCTTGATTTTATACCACGGACAACACCTATCAATGTAAAAGTTGCAAATTCCCATCCAAGGAATGTAAGTATTAATATAATGTTTGGAATGCTTGGGCCAAGAATCTTTGCCATTACTATAAGAAATGGCAGCCCTGGTATAAGGTATATTGCAAGTGTTATTGTTTCTATGACCGCACTCACCATTCCTGAGAAATAGCCTATAAACATTGATATTATTGCGGCTATTATTAATATTGCTATGCCAACAACGAAGCCAACCTCAAGATCTATTGGAAAGCTTCCGATGAATAATGACCAGACATCATTGCCCTCTGAGTTTGTTCCCAGCGGGAATGAATTGCCTGATAAAGTATGAAATGTTGGCGGTAATGGATTTATATCCTTACCTGCAGTTGAATATAAATAGAAATTCGATGATGATACAAAGGCTATTGATTCACCTGCTGTCTTTGAATTAAGCAGGAACTCAGGATTGGATATCTTTTCCTTTAGATCAAGGCCCCAGCCAAATGGATCCTTGCTTGATAAATACTCCATGTAAACAAAGTCACCGGTTGAGTTATCATATAATAGAAATGTGCTTGAACCATAATCAGGAACTATTCCACTTATATAAAATGGTGATGCCACGGTTCTTTGAATTCTTCCAGGACCTGATAGAAGATATATGTTCTTTGATGTTGTGACCACAAAGGTCGATGGAAATCCTGATTCTCCGGCCGTTGATGAAACTCCCGTGATTTTAGAATTGCCCTTAAATACACTGCCTAATGTGAAATTCACAAGATTTAATGAGTAAACGCTGTTATTGCCATAGAAGAATAATGAATTATATTTATTAAGGCCTTCATTGTAGGCTAAAGGGATGTACATTCCTGAAACATTAACAGGAACTGTTTTATTATAGATTTCCGTGCCGTTAACACTGTAAAACATGATTCTGTTACCTGATGATATTATAATACCACCATCATTGTATGCATTTGAATTGCCAAGAAGTGAGCCATAGTATATGAAATGTGGATTATTTAGGTTATTAATTGGTTTTGACCATACCATTGAACCTGTTAGCGTGTACTCATTTAAATGATATGTTCCATTATTGTTTACTGTAAATATATATGCAGGATTGCATATTTCATTGAAATTTGGAATTCCTGAATAGCTCTCGTGATATGACATTGCGCTTGTTGTTGAGTATATTATATTCTTTTCGTGTATTGTTGAAACCGATGCGCTTGGTGTTCCTGAGCCGTAGCTTGATCCTGACCAGTTTATCTTTGCTATGTAAACATCATTGTTTGTATAAACAAGTAAATATGTATTTAATGATAGAACACCGGCTATTGCATATTTATTATAATCCCCAACGGTGAATGCCCTTAGGCCCAGCGGCGCCGATGAGATGTTAAAAAGTTTGTATTCCCTGCCATTGTTAACCGAGAGGCCGTATAGAGCATACGATGTTCCGGTATGGCCAGCACCAAAAACCAGATAGCTGCCCTCTGGTGTTGATGATGTTGCTGTTAATTTCATCAATGAGCCTGATACCTCCGGATTAAAAGAGAGATGCGATGTTAACTGATTTGACGCAACATAAAAATCCTCAGGAGGAGCTATGTATGTAACAGGGTCGCTATGCTGTATTATCAATGGAGATAGTACAGTTATAACTATGAATCCAACAAGTATATAAAATCCAACCCTGCCGTATACAGATTTATAAAAAATATTCCACTGTTTTTTAAACTGCGCAATCCTGAACTTTAACCTCTTTTTTCTGTAACTTTCCTCGGCCATAATTACACCTTTATTCTTGGATCTATCCATGCATGTATAAAATCAACAAGAGAGTAGGCAAGTATAACAACTAATGTTATAACAAATAATGCTCCCTGGGCCACGGTTATATTATCCTTTATTGCCGCATCATAGAGCAATGTGCCCATCCCAGGCAGCGTAAATATAACCTCAACTATGACTGCACCGCTCATAAGAAACGCAAATTCAAGGGCCATTCTGGTTGATATTGGTACCATGGCATTTCTTGCAGCATGATGGAACATTATATCTCCTTCCTTGACGCCCTTGGCGCGGGCCGTTGTTATGAAATCCTCTCCAAGAACAGAAACCATGGCAGCCCTTGTCGTTAATAAATGGCCCATGATCTCTATTACCGCAAGCACGGTAATAGGCATAACAAGATGATAAAAGGCATTGCTAAGACCTGCAAGTGTTGGATGCGTTATATCTGTTATCGGGAAAACCGCCCTTAATGGAAAGATGTGATAATAACCTGCAAAGTAAACAAAGACCAGTATTGCAAGAACAAAGAACGGTATTGAGTTAAGGATCGTTGCTGTTGTTATTAGGCCCGTCTCTGATTTTTTGCCCCTTAAGAAGGATGTTGCTATGCCGGCAGGTATGCCTATGATAAATGATATAACTGCTGCTATACCGAACAGTAATAATGTGTATGGAAGTGCAGATTCAACCTCAAGTGCAACTGATTCCTGGCTGTAAACAGATTTGCCAAAGTGAAATGTTAACATATCGCCAAGATATATCAAAAAATCATGGAAATTGATAGGACCGGCCAGTGGACCTAACTCCGCCTCAATAATTTTTAACTCACCTGGTGATGGATGCTTTAATCCATGCAGAAGTATTAATGCAGGGTTACCAATGGCCCTGAATAGCACGTAAAGAACCACCAGGACGAACAGAACTAATGATATATCCTGTATTATCTTCCTTATGATAAGGTACGTATTCATATATATTAACTATATAAAATATGGTATATTAATTTTTTTTATTGGAGTAGTATCATGCAGACTTTTTATATCTTTGATATATTAAACCTTGCGTTAACGTGATAAAAAAATGGGGATACAGATTTTACCCTGTGATAATCATACAAAGTGAGATTATATCCATAACTTCTTGCCTTTTTAATTATTGGTTCATACGAATTTTTAATATAATTCTTATCTGTTAGGTAATGCATTGATATTTTACCATTGTTTTTTATATGAGATAGCGCATGCGGAAGAAATTCTATTGATTTAAAATTACCCATCATTATATAATCTGCCTTTATTTTCGATGATATTAACCTGGAATCGCAGTTGAATATCTCTACTCTGGTTTTTATATTGTTAATTTCAATATTTCTCTTTAAAAATTTTATGGCCTCAGGATTTATATCGCATAGTATTGCGCCTGAAGGCCTTTTATATTTTAATGCTGGAATGGAAAAATATCCTATGCCGGCAAACATATCCATAAAAACCTTGCCATTCAGGTCTTCGTATATATTTGATCTTTCATTTATATTTCCAGGTGAGAACATCACCTTCTCAGGATCTAATAGATATTTAACGCCATTTTCAAGATGTAATGTCTCACCACCACTGCCATATATCAACTTTAACGATGGTTTTCTAAGATCGCCATGGATCCTGCCTGTTTCCATGTAAACTGAGGAAACATTAAGTATTTCTGCAAGTATGCTTCCAATAATTTTCTCATGCCTGGTATTTTTTATTATTATTGATGAGCCTATTCTCACCCATTTTTCAGGATAATTCTTTATTCCATTTCGTTCCATCTCATTTTTTAACATGGTTTTTATGCTGTTCTTCTCCTTGAAATCATGACTTATTGAACCATCTATATTTTTTATAACTGGAACATAGATGTAATCTTCATCGTGATCATAAACCAGATCCCTGTTTACAATGCCTGATCTCTCTATTCTCTTAAGCGTCTTTATATCATGTTTTTCGACCTTTATAGCATGGGCAAGCATTGGCATATAATTAATGTTTTATATATAAGCATCATTTTTTATTTAATAATTAATATTTAATAAATAGTATTAATTGTTTAAATTTATATGCCTCTAAAAAATTTTAATTTAAAATTTATAATTATTACAAAAGTCTCTAAATTTTTATTTAATGATGCTATTTTTCTCCATGAAGGTTTACTCATTTTTTGGATCTTCTGGCTCCGGAAAAACAACGTTGATATATGATTTAATCTCAAGATTTTCAGACAAATATAAAATAGTATATATAAAAAATATACATGACAACATATCATTGGA from Picrophilus oshimae DSM 9789 includes:
- a CDS encoding ABC transporter ATP-binding protein, encoding MIEIEKEKQNGESILSIKNFSVNFDTYDGTVHALDDINIELVEGESLGILGESGSGKSTLATAIMGLLPSNAHVSGSISFRGNEYINSTTVNPPRKKLSRSQIKMLSINLRNMRWKNISMVFQGAMNSFNPVYTIEKQIKEVYKIHTDLSDDEIDKRVVETIKYAGLNPAVLKAYPHELSGGMKQRAVIAMALALNPDIVIADEPTTGLDVITQAEIISQLKKLKSEGKIKNLIIISHDIGVISQLADHVAVLYAGKIMEYGTARDIYINSRNPYSIELLRSYPSIKNARKTVHGIPGSLPDPINVPKGCRFYERCPYSSDVCGQSEPPIVTIDDVHYSRCFFANELKKHESNINEDYENNIKFGEDVLNVNDLVTYFSLKKSLSGKLFSRNDLFVRAVDHVSINIRQGEILGIVGESGSGKTTFARTIIDLIKPTAGDIVYIFDNKKIDITKIENKDDYSLFRRSTQMIFQDPYDSLNPKMTVFDIISEPIIAHRITKDPDEMVKMVKNILKTVSLTPPENYLERYPHELSGGERQRVATARALVLGGVKFLVADEPTSMLDVSLRAGFMNLLKEIRNKTNLSVLYISHDIASVYYLSDYIMVMYLGVAVEYGKASDIINNPEHPYTRALIRAVPVPTPDWNPGNIGIMGEIGNAINVPKGCRFYERCLYREVKCKYEKPEYQRIGDHWYLCHFSPEELDSKINWSQRDLKMIISPMIR
- a CDS encoding ABC transporter permease, with translation MAEESYRKKRLKFRIAQFKKQWNIFYKSVYGRVGFYILVGFIVITVLSPLIIQHSDPVTYIAPPEDFYVASNQLTSHLSFNPEVSGSLMKLTATSSTPEGSYLVFGAGHTGTSYALYGLSVNNGREYKLFNISSAPLGLRAFTVGDYNKYAIAGVLSLNTYLLVYTNNDVYIAKINWSGSSYGSGTPSASVSTIHEKNIIYSTTSAMSYHESYSGIPNFNEICNPAYIFTVNNNGTYHLNEYTLTGSMVWSKPINNLNNPHFIYYGSLLGNSNAYNDGGIIISSGNRIMFYSVNGTEIYNKTVPVNVSGMYIPLAYNEGLNKYNSLFFYGNNSVYSLNLVNFTLGSVFKGNSKITGVSSTAGESGFPSTFVVTTSKNIYLLSGPGRIQRTVASPFYISGIVPDYGSSTFLLYDNSTGDFVYMEYLSSKDPFGWGLDLKEKISNPEFLLNSKTAGESIAFVSSSNFYLYSTAGKDINPLPPTFHTLSGNSFPLGTNSEGNDVWSLFIGSFPIDLEVGFVVGIAILIIAAIISMFIGYFSGMVSAVIETITLAIYLIPGLPFLIVMAKILGPSIPNIILILTFLGWEFATFTLIGVVRGIKSRTFVDAAKVSGASTMQILRRHMFPNMGPLLVYITAINIGGAVGSVSTLEILGLAPLTVPTWGGMLSGFYSDFFDLAIAPWWFIPPIVAITLFIMAFIFIARGLDEVVNPRVGGRR
- a CDS encoding ABC transporter permease, coding for MNTYLIIRKIIQDISLVLFVLVVLYVLFRAIGNPALILLHGLKHPSPGELKIIEAELGPLAGPINFHDFLIYLGDMLTFHFGKSVYSQESVALEVESALPYTLLLFGIAAVISFIIGIPAGIATSFLRGKKSETGLITTATILNSIPFFVLAILVFVYFAGYYHIFPLRAVFPITDITHPTLAGLSNAFYHLVMPITVLAVIEIMGHLLTTRAAMVSVLGEDFITTARAKGVKEGDIMFHHAARNAMVPISTRMALEFAFLMSGAVIVEVIFTLPGMGTLLYDAAIKDNITVAQGALFVITLVVILAYSLVDFIHAWIDPRIKV
- a CDS encoding class I SAM-dependent methyltransferase codes for the protein MLAHAIKVEKHDIKTLKRIERSGIVNRDLVYDHDEDYIYVPVIKNIDGSISHDFKEKNSIKTMLKNEMERNGIKNYPEKWVRIGSSIIIKNTRHEKIIGSILAEILNVSSVYMETGRIHGDLRKPSLKLIYGSGGETLHLENGVKYLLDPEKVMFSPGNINERSNIYEDLNGKVFMDMFAGIGYFSIPALKYKRPSGAILCDINPEAIKFLKRNIEINNIKTRVEIFNCDSRLISSKIKADYIMMGNFKSIEFLPHALSHIKNNGKISMHYLTDKNYIKNSYEPIIKKARSYGYNLTLYDYHRVKSVSPFFYHVNARFNISKI